Proteins from a genomic interval of Solidesulfovibrio sp.:
- a CDS encoding outer membrane lipoprotein carrier protein LolA, with protein sequence MPILPLFLAGLVACFLLAVPRPARAVDAGELAGRIQKKYAAISAFSANFKQAIRNAASGDTEHRSGQFLFKKPVLVRWETVKPEKELLIVGKDAVWDYFEEDKEAYRYSVAEVISSKTMLRFLTGKANLTEDFHVAPGKPEEAGPGQAVLQLAPREPEPGLVLAKVWVDLATDMIARVYIQDFYANTNDLTLEGVVANPKLADSLFTFTPPKEAKVHDNAPARERDLKP encoded by the coding sequence TTGCCCATCCTGCCCTTGTTCCTTGCCGGGCTCGTCGCCTGTTTCCTGCTGGCCGTGCCGCGTCCGGCCCGGGCCGTGGACGCCGGCGAACTGGCCGGGCGCATCCAGAAGAAATACGCCGCCATCAGCGCCTTTTCCGCCAACTTCAAGCAGGCCATCCGCAACGCCGCCAGCGGTGACACGGAACACCGCTCGGGCCAGTTCCTGTTCAAAAAGCCCGTGCTCGTGCGCTGGGAGACGGTCAAGCCCGAGAAGGAACTGCTCATCGTCGGCAAGGACGCCGTGTGGGACTATTTCGAGGAGGACAAGGAAGCCTACCGCTATTCGGTTGCCGAGGTCATCAGCTCCAAGACCATGCTGCGGTTCCTGACCGGCAAGGCCAACCTGACCGAGGATTTCCACGTCGCCCCGGGCAAGCCCGAGGAGGCCGGGCCGGGCCAGGCCGTGCTCCAGCTCGCCCCCCGCGAGCCCGAGCCCGGGCTGGTCCTGGCCAAGGTCTGGGTGGACCTGGCCACGGACATGATCGCCCGTGTCTATATCCAGGATTTCTACGCCAACACCAACGACCTGACCCTGGAAGGGGTGGTGGCCAATCCCAAGCTGGCCGACAGCCTGTTCACCTTCACCCCGCCCAAGGAGGCCAAGGTCCACGACAACGCCCCGGCCAGGGAACGCGACCTCAAACCGTAG
- a CDS encoding pseudouridine synthase, whose protein sequence is MGDNEPIRLNKALAEAGVASRRGADALITAGRVSVNGQAVTDLGRRIDPSRDRLAVDGKPVPLARHETPVTILLHKRPGCVTTARDPEGRPTVFDNLPAPFRDRRLFSVGRLDFFSEGLLLLTTDGELAFRLAHPRWHVEKRYRVTVRGKVDAGTLAAMEGGMTLAEGERLAPVPTRILDRPAPDRTVLELRLSQGVNRQIRRMCRDLGLTVLTLARVAQGPLFLGDLPPGQCRELTPQELAGLRRAVGLADEPPARPSRSQAPDGPGRPAKKPHPTTGGPAAPKARNNASGGRRRTGKRP, encoded by the coding sequence ATGGGCGACAACGAACCGATTCGCCTCAACAAGGCCCTGGCCGAAGCCGGGGTGGCCTCGCGGCGCGGAGCCGACGCGCTCATCACCGCCGGCCGGGTTTCGGTCAACGGACAGGCCGTCACCGACCTTGGCCGGCGCATCGATCCCAGTCGCGACCGTCTGGCCGTGGACGGCAAGCCCGTGCCGCTTGCCCGCCACGAAACGCCCGTCACGATACTGCTGCACAAGCGCCCGGGCTGCGTGACCACGGCCCGCGATCCCGAGGGCCGGCCCACGGTCTTCGACAACCTGCCCGCGCCCTTCCGCGACCGGCGCCTTTTTTCCGTGGGCCGGCTGGACTTTTTTTCCGAGGGGCTGCTGCTTTTGACCACCGACGGCGAACTGGCCTTTCGCCTGGCCCATCCGCGCTGGCACGTGGAGAAGCGCTACCGGGTCACGGTGCGTGGGAAGGTCGATGCCGGGACGCTGGCGGCCATGGAGGGCGGCATGACCCTGGCCGAGGGCGAAAGGCTCGCCCCGGTGCCGACGCGCATCCTGGACCGGCCGGCGCCCGACCGCACGGTTCTCGAACTGCGGCTTTCCCAGGGCGTCAACCGCCAGATCCGGCGCATGTGCCGGGACTTGGGCCTGACCGTGCTGACGCTGGCCCGCGTGGCCCAGGGGCCGCTGTTCCTCGGCGACCTGCCGCCCGGGCAGTGCCGGGAGTTGACGCCGCAAGAACTGGCCGGCCTGCGGCGCGCCGTGGGCCTGGCCGACGAACCGCCGGCGCGGCCCAGCCGGTCCCAGGCGCCCGATGGGCCAGGGCGACCGGCGAAAAAGCCCCACCCGACCACCGGCGGCCCGGCCGCCCCCAAAGCCCGAAACAACGCCAGCGGCGGCCGACGCCGCACCGGCAAGCGCCCGTAA
- a CDS encoding HAMP domain-containing sensor histidine kinase, with the protein MPDVTLPTDHLPAERLSLEEILAISREIASSPAAGALAVLPLSIAIVNATRQIVYANERFVALAGAVQIEDVLGKRPGEALGCLHAFEKSGGCGTTRFCQYCGAANAIVKSLSGKRATQECAINRKNVTELDALNLQVWASPLTQGEHRLVLNAIIDIAHEKALRSFERIFFHDILNAVAGIKGIHELISLELPQQHRDDLDLLRRAINDIQDIVETQKDFLAVEASEYERAFTALDSRETLGYLATYCQSFSPGTSRTVMVDPQAPCLRFSSDPRIIQRILVNMVKNALEASRPGETVTLGCQAGPDGGVVIWVRNPAVLDEETRMRLFQKGFSTKGVGRGFGAYSMRLFARQCLGGDVDFESSPQEGTRFFLRLPA; encoded by the coding sequence ATGCCAGACGTAACACTCCCCACGGATCATCTGCCGGCCGAGCGCCTAAGCCTTGAGGAAATACTGGCGATTTCACGCGAAATCGCCAGTTCCCCGGCGGCCGGCGCCCTGGCCGTGCTGCCCCTGTCCATCGCCATCGTCAATGCGACCCGGCAGATCGTCTACGCCAACGAACGCTTCGTCGCCCTGGCCGGCGCCGTCCAGATCGAGGACGTCCTCGGCAAGCGCCCGGGCGAGGCCCTGGGCTGCCTGCACGCCTTCGAGAAGAGCGGCGGCTGCGGCACCACGCGGTTTTGCCAGTACTGCGGCGCGGCCAACGCCATCGTCAAAAGCCTCTCCGGCAAGCGCGCCACCCAGGAATGCGCCATCAACCGCAAAAACGTCACGGAACTCGATGCGCTGAACCTCCAGGTCTGGGCCAGCCCGCTGACCCAGGGCGAGCACCGGCTGGTGCTCAACGCCATCATCGACATCGCCCACGAAAAGGCCCTGCGCAGCTTCGAGCGCATTTTTTTCCATGACATCCTCAATGCCGTGGCCGGCATCAAGGGCATCCACGAACTCATCTCCCTGGAGCTGCCCCAACAGCATCGCGACGACCTGGACCTGCTGCGCCGGGCCATAAACGACATCCAGGACATCGTGGAAACGCAAAAAGACTTCCTGGCCGTGGAAGCCAGCGAATACGAGCGCGCCTTCACCGCCCTGGATTCCCGGGAAACCCTCGGCTACCTGGCCACCTACTGCCAGTCGTTTTCCCCCGGCACCTCCCGGACCGTCATGGTCGACCCCCAGGCGCCCTGCCTGCGTTTTTCCAGCGATCCCCGCATCATCCAGCGCATCCTGGTCAACATGGTCAAAAACGCCCTGGAGGCCTCCCGGCCCGGCGAAACGGTGACGCTCGGCTGCCAGGCCGGCCCGGACGGCGGAGTGGTCATCTGGGTCCGCAACCCGGCCGTGCTGGACGAGGAAACCCGCATGCGCCTGTTCCAGAAGGGTTTTTCAACCAAGGGCGTGGGGCGCGGCTTCGGTGCCTACAGCATGCGGCTGTTCGCCCGCCAATGTCTGGGCGGGGACGTGGATTTCGAAAGCTCCCCGCAGGAAGGCACCCGGTTTTTCCTGCGCCTACCCGCCTAA
- the yedF gene encoding sulfurtransferase-like selenium metabolism protein YedF, which translates to METNLDCRGLACPGPVIRCKECVEGQAPKHLTVTVDNQAAKENVTRFLTTRGYAVSATEVDGIVTLQATATGEPVAAPTAAPTAAPQAVADPKTAVFITADTMGRGDPELGAKLMFNFIGTLPELGEGLWRIILVNGGVKLTVAGSAVLEKLKELEAAGVTILVCGTCLDFFGILDKKEVGQTTNMLDVVTSLDLADKVIQI; encoded by the coding sequence ATGGAGACGAATCTCGATTGCCGGGGGTTGGCCTGTCCCGGACCGGTCATCCGGTGCAAGGAATGCGTGGAAGGCCAGGCGCCCAAACACCTGACCGTCACCGTGGACAACCAGGCGGCCAAGGAAAATGTCACCCGGTTTCTGACCACGCGCGGCTACGCCGTCAGCGCCACCGAGGTGGACGGCATCGTCACCCTCCAGGCCACGGCCACCGGTGAACCGGTTGCCGCCCCCACCGCCGCCCCAACTGCGGCGCCCCAAGCCGTCGCGGACCCGAAGACCGCCGTGTTCATCACCGCCGACACCATGGGACGCGGCGACCCCGAACTGGGGGCCAAGCTCATGTTCAATTTCATCGGCACCCTGCCGGAACTGGGCGAGGGCCTGTGGCGTATCATCCTGGTCAACGGCGGGGTCAAGCTGACCGTGGCCGGCAGTGCCGTCCTGGAAAAGCTCAAGGAACTGGAGGCGGCCGGCGTCACCATTCTGGTGTGCGGCACCTGTCTGGACTTTTTCGGCATTTTGGACAAAAAAGAGGTCGGCCAGACCACGAACATGCTGGATGTGGTCACAAGCCTCGATCTGGCCGACAAGGTCATCCAGATCTGA